The following are encoded together in the Astyanax mexicanus isolate ESR-SI-001 chromosome 8, AstMex3_surface, whole genome shotgun sequence genome:
- the LOC103042919 gene encoding gastrula zinc finger protein XlCGF26.1, which yields MSSEGESSNLQPSCDPPPADGSSKDGQKNSEKERIHSCTDCGKSFTRVTNLKAHQRTHTGEKPYQCAECGKSFCQLVHLQTHQNIHTGYKPFSCDECGKSFNQQNNLRFHQRIHTGEKPYRCPECDKSFSQQSHLQIHLRIHTGEKPHYCLYCSMSFRDAETLKKHERLHTGEKPYFCEECGRSFTLRSSLKAHLRIHTGDKPYFCEECQKCFRHLHTLKTHKCAKIVGVIPNVVVLDDPHDPQDTHDPHDPPSGYTGLSKTIKRQNNLDEARFYQCSDCGKSFTKRGYLQTHQRIHTGEKPFGCSDCGKSFIRQDSLRNHQRIHTGEKPFLCTQCGKSFKERNNLRNHQRIHTGEKPYQCSECGKSFIQQIHLQLHQRIHTGEKPHYCSYCDKSFTDKGTLTNHLRVHTGEKPYPCEECGRSFTVLCGLQSHRRIHTGNKPYFCAACGKFFRHWNTMKHHRCVQKEEKKETNDTNLSR from the exons atgtcATCAGAAGGTGAATCCAGCAACCTGCAACCGTCCTGTGATCCTCCTCCCGCTGATGGATCCTCTAAAGACGGTCAGAAGAACTCGGAGAAGGAAAGAATTCACTCGTGCaccgactgtgggaagagttttacacGAGTGACTAATCTCAAAGCTCACCAGCGCactcacaccggagagaagccgTACCAGTGCGCCGAATGCGGGAAGAGCTTCTGCCAACTGGTTCATCTCCAAACCCACCAGAACATTCATACCGGATACAAACCCTTCAGCTGCGACGAGTGCGGCAAGAGCTTCAACCAGCAGAACAACCTGCGCTTCCACCAgagaattcataccggagagaaaccgtaccgGTGCCCGGAGTGCGACAAGAGCTTCAGCCAGCAGAGCCATCTCCAGATACACCTgagaattcataccggagagaagcCGCACTACTGCCTGTACTGCAGTATGAGTTTCAGAGACGCGGAAACGCTGAAGAAACACGAGCGccttcacaccggagagaaaccctaCTTCTGCGAAGAGTGTGGGCGGAGCTTCACCCTGCGGAGCAGCCTCAAGGCGCACCTGAGAATTCATACCGGAGACAAACCGTATTTCTGTGAGGAGTGTCAGAAGTGCTTCAGGCACTTACATACTTTAAAAACTCACAAATGTGCGAAGATAGTGGGAGTTATTCCCAATGTGGTGGTTCTAGACGATCCTCACGATCCACAGGATACGCATGATCCTCACGATCCTCCCAGTGGATACACAGGCTtatcaa AAACGATAAAAAGACAGAACAATTTGGACGAGGCGAGATTTTATCAGTGCTCTgattgtggaaagagttttactaaacgcgGTTACCTCCAAACCCACCAgagaattcataccggagagaagcCGTTTGGCTGCAGCGACTGCGGGAAGAGCTTTATACGACAAGACAGTCTCCGAAACCACCAgagaattcataccggagagaaaccctTCCTCTGCACGCAGTGCGGGAAGAGCTTCAAGGAGCGGAATAACCTGCGAAACCACCAgagaattcataccggagagaaaccgtatcagtgctccgagtgtgggaagagtttcatcCAGCAGATCCATCTCCAGCTACACCAgagaattcataccggagagaaaccgcaCTACTGTTCATACTGCGACAAGAGCTTTACAGACAAAGGAACTCTGACCAATCACCTTcgcgttcacaccggagagaaaccctaCCCCTGCGAAGAGTGTGGGCGGAGCTTCACCGTGCTGTGCGGCCTCCAATCACACCGGAGAATTCATACCGGAAATAAACCGTATTTCTGTGCAGCGTGTGGGAAGTTCTTCAGGCACTGGAACACGATGAAGCACCACAGATGTGTtcaaaa